TGCACCCCTTCCCGATAATATTGCACACCAGTACGATCTCGATTCTAGCCTGGATTTACGCAATGGCCATGCCGAGTTAATTCGGCGATCGCTCCTTTCCGATAGCTTGTATCTTTTTTTAACGGGGAATCCGGGAATTGGCAAAACCACGGCGATCGCCAATTTCCTCCAACAGCATCAAAATGAGGGGTTTCTCTTTTTCTACGTCAGTCCCCGCAAACAAGTTAACCTCGATATTCTGGAAAAATTCAAGGACAATGACGGGAAATGGTGCAGTGAAAACCTAGTTTGTTTAAACACGAATTCCCAAATGATTGCCCAACAGGGGGGTGATTATACTGTACAATATCTTTCCCCTCAATGGCAAGGAAATTTTAAGCAACAATCCGTTTTATTTCTCGATGGCAGCCAAGATCAAAAGCAGCAGAGAAAATACAATTCTCGCTTGCAACGCAAAACCGAAGATTTGATCGTCGCAGCACCCCAAAATACTGCCGGAGTCATTCGCAGCATGTGCGAAGCCATCCATACCCTTGTCGATCGGCAAAGTACGAATAAAATCGTCGCTTCCATCTCCATTCAAGCCTTGAAAAAAACGCCCAATGGCAGTGACACCCTTAAGCATTTTGGCCAGATTTTCAAAGGAGCCTATAATAGTCGCACTCAAGCCGTACTCCCGGCAAAAATGCAAGCCATTTCTAAGCGCTTTAAGCATCTATTTATCATGATTGATGAAATCACTGGAGATGATAGCGGCGTAGAATTCTTAAATCGCATGACTCAAATTCTCAGGGACTATGGGTTAACCACAGGACAACATGGATTTAATCCTAAGTTTATTATCGCCGATGCTTCCATTGTAGACAAAGATGTAATTCAACAGCACTTAAAATCCGGCAATCCCGAACCCGATAAAATCTTTTTCCGCAAAGCTCAAAAAGCGGCTTCACCGTTGACGGTAGAGCTGTTTCGATTCAAACGCTATCCGGCAACCCTGATTAACACGAACTCCTATCCTGCCAGCGATCTCAATATTAGCTACAATATTATCATACATTCGACTCGGTTTCAAGAGCGCGATCGCTTAAAACCCCAAGAAGATGATTTAGCCCAAAAATTGCGCGAACAAATCTTAGCCGATATTGAGCGCATTACTGAAGAACAGAGAGAAACAGACGCTCAAATTTTAGTCTATATTCAAAACAAGCAGGAATTACAAAAACTGATAGAAGCGCTTCAACGTCGTTGGCAAAAGTTTGAGAAAAACCAGGACTATCTAGAAATTCATGCTAGTCTTTCGGAGAACGAAAGACAAACCATCCATAGCTATCAAAACGAAGTTAAGATCATTTTTATGACTTCCTCTGGCAGTCGTGGATTATCTTTTCCCAAAGTCAAACATATTTTAGTGGATATTCCGCGCTTCCAAGTGGAAAAAAATCTGATGGAAATCATTCAAGTTATCTATCGGGGGCGAGGAAATTTAGATCGGGATAATCAATCCAAATCTTTACACTTTTATCTGGCAGAACGTGCCGTTTACTTTGACGATGAGCCGCAGCTTTCCCTGCAAGAGAAAATTCTTAGCATTTTCAATATTTTACTGCTGCTCAAAGCCTCGATTATGACGCGGATTTTGGGAGCGGGAAAAATGGGCAGACAAGAGTATTTAATTATCCCCATTGGTGGCAAGTCGGTATCTGCGGCTGGACAAACTCTCAGTTCTCAACTGGCTAATTTGCTCAGAGAATTAAAACGAGAAGTCAGAAATCGTCCCAAGGATCGGCGTTTAAAACAAAGCCATGAATATTTACAAACTTTACTGAGCCAAGCTGATTTTACGATTCCAAAACCGAAAAACTGTTCTTATATTGCTGAAAACTTCAAAGATCGATTTTTAGAGTTTATCCAACCAAACTTGAGCAGATTAATCGATTTCCCCCCTCTAGAAACGGGCTATCTTCAAGGAAATTTGCTCATGGTTCCCTTGGGCGATCGAGTGGTTTCGGAAACCTATACCTTGTTTCTGGATTTAATTCTGAATCCGAGAACGGGTGAACTCTGGAAGAACTTAAGGTATATCAGTAGCCCCAAAAGTGACTACCCTGAGAATCTTAAGTTTGCGACTCGAACAGCGATTGATTTAATTGATGAAATTCGGGAAACTGAAAATAAATCCCAACGCTATGAGCAGCAAAGTCAACGATTGGATCGCTATTATGCTTTGCCGTTATTAGTCCTGATTGTTAGGGAGAGGATGAAAGATTATCTGGATGCAAAAGAGAGGATTGACGATGAATATAGGACATTTCGCTATATTCTGGGATGCTATGTGCGATCGCTCTATCCCGTCGATAATGTTCTGCCTATGGGGGATCAGTACGAGAATTTCCCGTTCTTGATCTTC
This portion of the Roseofilum capinflatum BLCC-M114 genome encodes:
- a CDS encoding helicase-related protein — its product is MKIEDQGRPFEIGFNLGILNYLQHKKLAPQWVDYYRQELENVKLNEINKKLIENASSISCSDRQIIETWSQLLLLKGFLGGYNFLSEYLQGTEWRDFENHVEVLYYQCAFAGDNSLKTHQKSQEQLSEGWLSQLEGLDPTQLKTYINQYKGTGEFLRADTLLLLRYTRSSRQEYRILVVDESVFAIQSEKDLTNVQDFIGLIKSKLIKEINYLRSKSVFSKLRIDTGENPDLDFLFSPGLKDYFTAFKSKDKESAKLIQAAGYAYSFYQFAEKTGIIPKKAKVILSAIGYSDRGMNTMTIHPENLSLFETCYQIYKHESSGKEMISVQKQVFNQIKRQMGSSFDRGKEFVEKLINIPPDRTTVVTHHEQIQGFLTSVAPLPDNIAHQYDLDSSLDLRNGHAELIRRSLLSDSLYLFLTGNPGIGKTTAIANFLQQHQNEGFLFFYVSPRKQVNLDILEKFKDNDGKWCSENLVCLNTNSQMIAQQGGDYTVQYLSPQWQGNFKQQSVLFLDGSQDQKQQRKYNSRLQRKTEDLIVAAPQNTAGVIRSMCEAIHTLVDRQSTNKIVASISIQALKKTPNGSDTLKHFGQIFKGAYNSRTQAVLPAKMQAISKRFKHLFIMIDEITGDDSGVEFLNRMTQILRDYGLTTGQHGFNPKFIIADASIVDKDVIQQHLKSGNPEPDKIFFRKAQKAASPLTVELFRFKRYPATLINTNSYPASDLNISYNIIIHSTRFQERDRLKPQEDDLAQKLREQILADIERITEEQRETDAQILVYIQNKQELQKLIEALQRRWQKFEKNQDYLEIHASLSENERQTIHSYQNEVKIIFMTSSGSRGLSFPKVKHILVDIPRFQVEKNLMEIIQVIYRGRGNLDRDNQSKSLHFYLAERAVYFDDEPQLSLQEKILSIFNILLLLKASIMTRILGAGKMGRQEYLIIPIGGKSVSAAGQTLSSQLANLLRELKREVRNRPKDRRLKQSHEYLQTLLSQADFTIPKPKNCSYIAENFKDRFLEFIQPNLSRLIDFPPLETGYLQGNLLMVPLGDRVVSETYTLFLDLILNPRTGELWKNLRYISSPKSDYPENLKFATRTAIDLIDEIRETENKSQRYEQQSQRLDRYYALPLLVLIVRERMKDYLDAKERIDDEYRTFRYILGCYVRSLYPVDNVLPMGDQYENFPFLIFSSYSLGDIRKQWFGDRYLLNSHELNILNLVLSQD